The DNA sequence ccgagtgacgcacaggcaattatcatgccgggtcctttgagcgtcttttgaaaatctctcGGACCCGGgttcccgggtcaaatggaacccctgagtaaaactttatcaggcccattaagttacgagacgctcctaagactatcgggtatcgattcttttcttgattttttttttctttcgagggggaatttttctacacttgggggaaaaaaacatactatttcgaggggggaacggggccgaatttcggccccaaaaatcggcaaacgagggccctggCAACTAACAAACGTGATTAATAGTGTTTATTATATAAGAGAAATTTAGGCGGGTCATGgaaattcattcacgaatgcGCAAATCTCCTGTGCGCTCACCGAATTACAATCTCGTTTAAAAACGTCTTGCgcttaagtattttattttccttttgttaatatgttatttatgttatatacaaatGAATTCTGccataaaccctacaaaaatacgggtgcatttcggttatggaaatttcccatGCATGAAGttcaacgtattttattttcctttcgtaagttaattatttatgttatatgattgaattctgtcaaaaacccttcaaaaataccGTTAATTGAAAATATACAGGTGTATTCCAGTTATAGAAAGTGTGTTccagttatggaaagtgtattccggtttttaggtgtattccggtttaatgtgtgaccgcttttaacttagaaatcttggttaagtttttcgtaccagctCATATTTTGTGATCTTCTGCTTCACATATGGCTTTCAAactttttatcactttttattataacagtctcttaCTATAGGCATTAGGTAAGAGTATATAACTcttgtcaagtattttggctgaataatggcccttttttgtacttggaaattggttcagttttcgtacaagttcacattttatcaaaactatttgacaagcacgtgtttgttgttttaaatacattgcaAGTGAtgggaaacagaagtatttataattctttaatcagGAGGAAAACACAATTCATTATTAGTAATTAGACTTAAATTTGTGCGTTGTAAAAGAGTTTTTGTTTTTCTAGGGATTgaaagattaaaataataaacttttgcttttctttagtattttagaCTTGGATTGTGCTCATAAATTGCTGAATTTGTTTTTTTGCTAAATCAAATAACAGTGACTATCAAGttgctgataaaatttcatattcaatatgtcTCCAATCAGAGTGAGAGCTATTGACAATAAAAGGttgcaaaaaaacaaactatGTAGTAATGTCAACTTTCTGATTAAAAATTGAAGCTTTTCCCGAGCAGTTATCTTATACACTGGTAACACAGTACATAACAGTACAGATAGTGTAGAAACAATTTCTAGAACTGCTAGTCGCAGACTCGTCAGTCGAGAACTGTCTATCAACAAGTGTTTCGCCCCGTTACTCTCAATACACTCTCCTGACGTAAGTATATTTATTACCTGTCCTGTAGGCTCCAGGTTGGAGACATACTGAATCTCGAAGTTTAACAGCGATTTACAGAAGTCACTGTTATTCACTGAAGCAgtatttactgtaaaacaaatttaacgaATTAAGAACTTAGTCAAAGTCTTATAAATAAAAGCGTAAGTTTACTGTTTTAATCGTtcagtcttgaaaaaaaaacccacaaatttggttaaagttttcattacaGCAAACAAATTGCTGATTACTATCAATAATTCATCCAATTCATGATCTGATTCAAGTTTTTCTCGGGATTTAAGGATATAAAACTTCAGTTTTCTGTCACTTGCAAtatatttaaaacccaaaaaacaaaggcaaatttttgaaatcatctcctgtTTTCTCCTCTCTTCAGATATCATTTTCAGTGttcatattgattaccagacctctagacagCCCTGTACGGGTTGTCTAGAAGTGCTGTAAATGGACCCTTAGACTCCGTGTCTAGAGGTCCAGTAACGGGagccctagccactgcctatctTGCAGGTTGAGACTGCAGTTTCAATGTTTTGCCAGCTTTCAGTTTGGTTGTATCCAGCTGGGCAttagataaatattattttattcttgACTTATTTGACATCTTGACATATCATTTTTCTTCTGTATTTTTCAGAGTAGCATGATATTGGCAGGGCTTGGGCTTGCAGCTATTGGATTTGGAggtatgacatttaattatgaaattttaagtgTCCAAGTTGTATCAGTCATACTAGTTTAAATAGTAAAAACATGACTTTATGTTCAGTTATAAAAATCCTGCGAGTTTTTGTACACCaatccaaaattattcaaaggaATTACATTAATTTAACTGCCCTTTATTTCAGGTCGATATGCATTAAGATACGCAAAGAATGCTGAACAGATTTTAAAGAAAGTAGAGAATATTCCATCAGGGGTAGGTATTTGATTTACTTATTTGCCTCAATGCATGTTTTTTGTGAAGCCTTTGTGTTGTCTCTCCGACAAACTTGATAGGATAGTTGGATTACTGTGGCAGAGGTCATTGCCCTGTTAGAGTCAGACTCAAGCATCTGTGGAAATAATCAATTTTCTTAACAGTACAAATTTTGCTCTATGCGTTTTAATAAGTATTCTTCATAAGCATAATATCTGGTTGGTAGAACGGTTAGATTTGATGTTGGTGAGGGCTGTTGCCTAGACAACAGGGTGGTTACATTATATCATACTACATAATATTATGcgctaaatatttttaataattatctGTTTGGTCAAAGATACTTAACACTTAGTATTTCCTTCTGACTGAAGAGAGACCTTAGCCACTGTCAATGACTTTGGATATCTTGGTCCTCACTGTTACAGTTTGAGTGAGTTAAAAATTGCCTTTGATATAGACATATGAGGAAGCTGTCTAGTTGTTTGATGGTTCTAACCATTTTACACAGGTGCATGTTAGTACCTGAAATGTTGTCAAGATgggctcctggggtcttcctctaccatttaAACTGGCTTTATTTGGTGTGACTTAGAAACTTGTGATCACTAAAATATATGTCTGACAGAGTTTTGTTAATATTCCACTTAAGGAGTGAATGAACTATAGATTTATTCTTTGTTTCAGGCCTTCAGTAAATACTACCGTGGAGGCTTTGAACAAAAGATGTCTAAAAGGGAAGCCAGTCTTATTCTTGGAGTAAGGTaaaaaatgtatatcattttacaaatatatatgtgaaaaagAGAATAACTTTGATTTCAACCACATGAAGATTAGGGAATAAATGTGACAAGTCAGGAAAGTGATGTTCTTTAAAGCCATCCTGTTCAGCTTATAACTTTCAATCAATAGGACAGTCCTATGAATAAGTAGGAGCCTTGCAATTGTGTGTTGGTAGTTCTTTG is a window from the Mercenaria mercenaria strain notata chromosome 7, MADL_Memer_1, whole genome shotgun sequence genome containing:
- the LOC128558603 gene encoding mitochondrial import inner membrane translocase subunit TIM14-like, yielding MSSMILAGLGLAAIGFGGRYALRYAKNAEQILKKVENIPSGAFSKYYRGGFEQKMSKREASLILGVSPTASQAKIKQAHKRIMLLNHPDRGGSPLLATKINEAKDYLESKKP